The Methanoculleus marisnigri JR1 genome window below encodes:
- the cmk gene encoding (d)CMP kinase — protein sequence MRITISGPPGSGTTSLARYLAGKHGLDLISAGEVFRQLAKEHGMDLADFGKFAENDPSVDRMIDARQKEIGEAAENIIIEGRLSGRMVGNADLRIWLSASLSCRARRIAGRDGMDEEGARAYTENRQRSEATRYRNYYGIEIDDLSPYDIVLSSETFGVDALGTIVDAAIACLARQQAADL from the coding sequence ATGCGGATCACCATCAGCGGCCCGCCGGGGAGCGGCACCACGTCGCTCGCCCGCTACCTCGCCGGGAAGCACGGGCTCGACCTCATCTCCGCGGGAGAGGTCTTCCGCCAGCTCGCGAAGGAGCACGGCATGGACCTCGCCGATTTCGGGAAGTTCGCGGAGAACGATCCCTCGGTCGACCGGATGATCGACGCCCGGCAGAAAGAGATAGGCGAAGCCGCCGAAAACATCATCATCGAGGGCAGGCTCTCGGGGAGGATGGTCGGGAACGCCGATCTCAGGATCTGGCTTTCGGCATCGCTTTCCTGCCGGGCAAGGCGCATTGCGGGGCGTGACGGGATGGACGAAGAGGGGGCCCGGGCCTATACCGAGAACCGGCAGCGATCGGAGGCCACCCGCTACCGGAACTACTACGGTATCGAGATTGACGACCTCTCGCCGTACGATATCGTCCTCTCGTCCGAGACCTTCGGCGTGGACGCCCTCGGCACTATCGTGGACGCCGCGATCGCGTGCCTTGCACGGCAGCAGGCCGCCGACCTCTAA
- a CDS encoding V-type ATP synthase subunit D gives MPVDDIKPTRAGLLIVRRRMALAERVHRLLSMKLDGMMLDLVGLTEQAARERQELEEKYAGAREMVAVAAMMEGATGVLLAALSVEAYPSYTTGHRNVFGVRLPDLEPVMVRKTLDQRGYGILGTSSVIDDAADAYEELLEAIIATAELEGGIKHLLDDIEKTRRRVNALEFKIIPELEEARRFIENQRDEMERQEWTRLRRIKKIKAKRTGGL, from the coding sequence ATGCCGGTCGACGACATCAAACCCACCAGGGCCGGCCTCCTGATCGTCAGGCGGCGGATGGCGCTCGCAGAGAGGGTACACCGGCTTTTATCGATGAAACTCGACGGCATGATGCTGGACCTGGTCGGGCTCACCGAGCAGGCAGCCCGAGAGCGTCAGGAACTCGAAGAGAAGTACGCCGGCGCACGGGAGATGGTAGCGGTCGCCGCCATGATGGAGGGGGCGACGGGAGTGCTCCTTGCAGCGCTCTCGGTGGAGGCCTATCCCTCCTATACGACCGGACACAGGAACGTATTCGGGGTGCGGCTCCCGGACCTCGAACCGGTGATGGTGAGAAAGACGCTCGATCAGCGGGGTTACGGCATCCTCGGAACGTCGTCGGTCATCGACGACGCGGCCGACGCCTACGAGGAACTCCTCGAAGCGATCATCGCAACCGCCGAACTCGAAGGAGGAATCAAGCACCTGCTCGACGATATCGAGAAGACGCGGCGGCGGGTGAACGCGCTGGAGTTCAAGATCATCCCGGAACTTGAGGAGGCGCGCCGGTTCATCGAGAATCAGCGCGACGAGATGGAACGGCAGGAATGGACGCGGCTCCGGCGCATCAAAAAGATAAAAGCAAAGAGGACGGGGGGGCTTTAG
- a CDS encoding V-type ATP synthase subunit C — MPAPGVTSPSCIYACTRFRVRRTTLLPREEYLRLMQMSIPGVIGYLSRREDYKHHILDLAHDFSGAQLIEEAVNHNLAESFRHAMATAPGDLHTLTGEYLNRWDIANVMAILRGTVHDIPRRQIRDLLVPAGELDGTLLDRLLNVTNCGEAIEELQGWRLYPVLAEYYRVCGEKGVFARIEDELYRQYYADLLGLAATGCSGCQELNGYLRFEIDITNMRNLLRLHCAEEACDLATIDRTMISGGRIPIALFRRLYGIETEGEFVNAFLSTDIVPVLAQAVRELRQDPEFSSTDAAELVWQRWHRRRRPVHEVEMAVTRVRLHHLEALSRRHPFSVLPVLAYLERKKYEVANLRAIARGKAFDLAPERIWQYIVL; from the coding sequence ATGCCCGCGCCGGGCGTGACCTCCCCCTCGTGCATCTATGCCTGCACCCGGTTCCGGGTCAGGAGGACGACGCTCCTTCCCCGTGAAGAGTACCTGCGGCTCATGCAGATGAGCATCCCGGGGGTGATCGGCTACCTCAGCCGGCGGGAGGATTATAAACACCATATTCTGGATCTCGCGCACGACTTTTCCGGCGCCCAGCTCATCGAAGAGGCGGTGAACCACAACCTTGCAGAATCGTTCCGCCACGCCATGGCGACCGCTCCCGGCGACCTGCATACCCTGACCGGGGAATACCTCAACCGGTGGGACATCGCAAACGTCATGGCAATCCTGCGGGGCACGGTTCACGACATACCCCGGCGTCAGATCCGCGATCTCCTCGTCCCGGCGGGGGAACTCGACGGCACGCTCCTCGACCGCCTTCTTAACGTCACAAACTGCGGCGAGGCTATCGAGGAACTCCAGGGCTGGCGGCTCTACCCGGTTCTCGCGGAGTACTACCGGGTCTGCGGTGAGAAGGGGGTTTTTGCCCGGATCGAGGACGAACTGTACCGGCAATACTACGCCGACCTGCTCGGCCTTGCCGCAACCGGGTGCAGCGGGTGCCAGGAGTTGAACGGTTACCTCCGGTTCGAGATCGACATCACCAACATGAGAAACCTCCTCCGGCTCCACTGCGCAGAAGAGGCGTGCGATCTCGCGACCATCGACCGGACGATGATCTCCGGCGGCCGTATCCCCATCGCCCTCTTCCGAAGGCTCTACGGCATCGAGACGGAAGGCGAGTTCGTCAACGCCTTTCTTTCGACCGACATCGTCCCGGTTCTCGCCCAGGCGGTGCGCGAACTCAGGCAGGATCCGGAGTTCTCGAGCACCGATGCCGCAGAACTGGTCTGGCAGCGATGGCACCGGCGCAGGCGGCCCGTTCACGAGGTCGAGATGGCGGTCACCCGCGTCAGGCTCCATCATCTGGAGGCGCTCTCCCGGCGGCACCCGTTCTCGGTTCTGCCGGTGCTTGCCTACCTGGAGCGGAAGAAATACGAGGTCGCGAACCTGCGGGCAATCGCGCGGGGGAAAGCATTCGATCTCGCGCCCGAGCGAATATGGCAGTACATCGTCCTGTAG